CAGCTCCGGCTGATGGACGAGCGCGGGATCGACCTGACGATCTTCTCGCCCCGCGCGTCGTTCATGGCCCACCACGTCGGCGGCTTCGAGACCTCGGCGCAGTGGGCGGCGGTCTGCAACGAGCTGTGCCACCGCGTCAGCGCGCTCTACCCCCGCCGGTTCGTCCCCGCGGCGATGCTGCCGCAGTCCCCGGGCGCCGACCCGGCCACCTGTGTCCCCGAATTGACCCGCTGCGTGGCGGAGTACGGCGCCGTCGCGCTCAACCTCAACCCGGATCCCTCGGGTGGTCACTGGACGGCCCCGCCGCTCACCGACCGGTCCTGGTACCCGGTCTACGAGAAGATGGTGGAGTACGACATCCCGGCGATGGTGCACGTCAGCACCAGCGTCAACCCCGCGTTCCACACGACCGGCGCGCACTACCTCAACGCCGGCACGACCGCGTTCATGCAGCTCGTGCAGGGCGACCTGTTCACCGACTTCCCGGCGCTGCGGCTGGTCATCCCGCACGGCGGCGGCGCGGTGCCCTACCACTGGGGCCGGTTCCGCGGCCTCGCGGCGGCGCTGGGCAAGCCGGAGCTCGCGGAGCACGTGCTGGGCAACGTCTACTTCGACACGTGCGTCTACCACCAGCCGGGGGCGAACCTGCTGTTCGAGGTGGTGCCGGCGCGCAACATCCTGTTCGCGTCCGAGATGATCGGCGCCGTCCGCGGCGTCGACCCGCGCACCGGCCACCACTTCGACGACACCCGCCGGTACGCCGAAGCGGCGGGACTGTCCGAAGAGGACTGGGCGGCGATCCGGGAGCACAACGCCCGTGCGGTCTATCCGCGCCTGGACGCCTTGCTGAAGCAGCAGTGCCGGTGAGCCGGACGGAAGACGTGGCACCGTCCACACCGGACCCTCGGCGTCCGGTCCGTCGCGCATGAGAGACTCGATCAGGGCCGTAGCCGCCGGAAGGCCGGGTGGCGCACCGTCGGGGCGGTCAGCCGAGACCGAGGACGCCATGACGTATCCGCAGTATTCCGGGCAGCCGGGGCCACAACAGCCGTACTCGGGGCCCCAACAGCCCTATCCGGGGCATCCGCCGCACCCGGATCCCCAGCAGCCGTATCCGGGACGACCGCCCCACCCGGGGCAGCCGCCCTATCCGGCGCCTTCGGGCGGGTTCCCCGCGCAGCCGTACCCCGGCGCCGGCCAGCCGTACCCGCCGGCGCCTTACCCCGCACCGGGCTACGGGATGCAGCCACCCCAGCCGAACGGGGCCACGGCGATCATCGCGGGCGTGCTCGCCGTCCTCGGCGGGCTGCTCTACCTCGTCGGCCTGATCGGCGGCATCGCCACGCTGGCCGGTCTCGGCCCGCTGTGGATGGGCATTCTCCTGCTGGTCCAGAACATCGTGCTCGCGGGGACGCTGCTCCCCGGCGGCATCCTCCTGTTCCTGCGCAAGCCGATGGGCCGGGTGCTCACGATCGTCGGCAGCGGGCTCGCCATCCTGCTGTCGGTGGTGTCGGTCGCGCTGAGCGCGGCCGGCGTCTGGTACTACAGCGGCGGCTTCGGCGGGATGTACGCCGGTGCCGCGTACGTCGGGCTGCTGATGGTCCTGGTCCCGGCCGGAGCGACGCTGGTCCTCGCGATCGTCAAGCCGACCGCGCGCTGGTGCGGCCGCCCCGAACCGGGATTCGCCGGCTACCCGCCGCGCTGACGAACCGGCTCACGCCCGGGGCAGGGTCGGGCGCATCGCGGTGACGACGGCCGTGGTGACGACCAGGTGCATGAGCATCAGGCCGACGACGTTCGCCACGGTCGCGCCCGTGATCAGGAGCACCAGGTCCGGGATCCAGGTGAGCACGAGCACCGCGGGAACGACCACGCGCAGCGCGTGCGGTGCCCGCCGGACGATCAGCGTCCAGCCGGCCGCGCCGGCGAGGAGCCCGACGAGGGTCATCGACAGGTAGACGACGGGGACGAGGCCGACGCCGAGGCCGCCGTCGTCGAGCGCGGAAGCCACCAGCGCGATGGCCGTGTTCACGGCGAACGCGGCGACGGCGGCCAGGCCGAGCCGGAGCGCGAGGGTCGCGGTCGGGGTCGTGGTGGTAGTCATCGTTCCTCCTTGAGTTGCGTGTTAAACCCAACGGTAGGTTGAGTTGCGTGTTAAAGTCAAGCGTGGAGGAGCGCAGCGTGGAAAAGCATGAAGAGGAGCCGGTCCGCTGGCTCGACGCCGACCAGCGGCGTGCGTGGGTCAACCTGGTCAAGGTGCTGCTGGCCCTGCCCGGGGCGCTCGAGGGGCAGCTCCTGCGCGACGCCGACCTGACGCTGCTGGGCTACATGATCCTCGCGCGCCTGTCGGCGGTACCCGACGAGACGCTGCGGATGAGCGAGATCGCGGAAATGGCGAACGGGTCGCTCCCGCGGATTTCGCACGCGGTCGCCCGGCTGGAAGACCGGGGGTGGGTGACCCGGACGGTGTGTACCGGCCAGGGGCGGCGCTTCACCCTGGCGACCATGACCGACGCGGGCCGCGCGCACCTCGAGGCCGCGGCGCCCAGTCACGTCGCCACCGTGCGCCGGCTGGTGGTCGAGCCGCTGGGGGAGGACTTCGTGCGGCTCGGCGACGCGGTCGAGCGGATCGTCGAGGTGCTCGGCCTGCCCACGGCGATCCTCAAGCCGTAGCGCGCCTCGCCGGACCCTCGCCGGTCCGGGCCGTCAGCTTTCCGGCAACTCCGCCGGCCTGGAGTTCTTGCGCTGGTTGGCCGTGAAGCGCGCCTTCTTCTGGCGATTCCCGCACGTGTTCATGTCACACCATTTGCGGGTGCGGCTTTGGCTCGTGTCGAAGAAGGCGGCCCGGCAGGTCGGCGACGCGCACAAGGCCAGTTTTCCGTCTCGTTCGCCCGCGATGATGCTGATCGCGTCGGCGGCGATCACGCCGAGGGCGTCTTCCACACGGGAAGCCGAGCTGAGCTGCCACCGCCGCTTGCCCTCGGGTGTCAGGACGGCCGCGGCCCGTCCCTGGACACTGCGGTCGTTGATGACTTGGACGGCGGACGCGGGGAGCGCGTCCTGGATCGCGGCCGCCGTCGCGGCGGCGTGGATCGACTCCCTCAGTTCCCGGGCGAGGCCGAGCTGGGCGGTGGTGCAGGAGTCCACGGCGAGACCGTTCACGGCCAGCCAGTCGACGAGTCGCTGCGGCGTGGGGATGCGCTCGACGGCGTCGCCCTGACGCTCCGTCAGGGTCGCCGTGAAGCTGGTCGCCAGCACGCTACCCAGGCGAAATTCGGGGAACCCACCGCGCATGGAACCACCTTAGCCGGTTGCACGCCGGCCCGGCGACGTGTTAGAACCGCCTTAGCCGGTTCCACGACGACCAGGAGGACTCATGCCCCGTCCCACCAGCGACGTGCAAGCATTCGAAGCCCACGCGACCGACGCCGACCTCGACGAGCTGCGCGCCCGGCTGGCCGCGGCGCGGCTGCCGGAGGCCGAGACGGTCCATCGCGCCGCGCCCGGCCCTCGCCGATGGGACCAGGGCGTTCCGCTCGCCGACCTCGTCGATGTCGTGAACTACTGGCGCACCGGCTACGACTGGCGGTCGTTCGAAGAGCGCCTCGACCGGATCGGCCAGTTCCGCACGACCATCGACGGGCTGGGCATCCACTTCCTGCACCGCCGATCCCCGCGCGCGGATGCCACTCCGCTGATCCTGACGCACGGCTGGCCGGGCAGCATCGCCGAGTTCGTCGACGTGGTGGACGAGCTGGCGGATCCGGAAGACGGGGACGCGCCGGCGTTCCACGTCGTGGTTCCGTCGCTGCCCGGCTTCGGTTACAGCGACAAGCCGGCCACCACCGGGTGGGGGACCGAAAAGATCGCGGCCGCGTGGGTGGAACTGATGGGACGGCTCGGCTACGACAGGTTCGCCGCCCACGGCGGCGACTGGGGCGGCAATATCACCACGGTTCTCGCCGGCCGGTTCCCGGCGCACGTCCTCGGTATCCACACCACGTTCGCCGAGGGAGTGCCCGGGGCGGCCACGGAGGGGCTGACGGCGGTCGAGCGCCAGTGGACCGAAGAAACCCGCCATTTCTGGCGCCACCGGGCGGCGTACGCGAAGCAGCAGGCGACCCGGCCGCAGACCATCGGCTACTCGCTCGTCGACTCACCGGTCGGGCTGCTCGCCTGGATCCTCGACAAGTTCGCCGAGTGGTCGGACACCGGGGACAGCCCGTTCGAGACGATTTCCCGGGACCGCGTCCTCGACGACGTCACCCTGTATTGGCTGACGCGGACCGGCGCGTCGGCGGCCCGGATCTACTACGAAAGCCACAACTCGCTCGACCCCGAACTCCGGGTCGACGTCCCGTCGGCGATCAGCATGTACCCCCGTGACATCGAGAAGTGCCCGCGTCCCCTGGCGCAGGAGCGGTACCGGCAGATCGTCCGGTGGAGGGCGCCCGAAGCCGGGGGACATTTCCCGTCGCTGGAGGTGCCCGGGTACTTCGTCAAGGACCTGCGAGACGGCCTCGCGGCAGTGCTGGCCGCTCATCGGTGACGCGGGCCGGGCGGCAGTTCACTCATGATTGGTGACAATCCTGTGTGAAGCCAGGTGCGCAAGCTGATCGCGCGCCGCGCTCGCGACATCGGCCCGGACGCCGAGTTCGCCGAGCATCTCCGCGGCCGCCGCCATTTCCGCGGTGCGGCGCGCGGCGTGCCGGTGCGAGCCGTCGACCAGTCTGTCCACTGTGGACGCGCTCGCGGCGGTGAGCTCGTCGGTGACGACCTTCCGCAGCCAGTCCTCGCAGCCCGCGGCGCGCGCGGCACGCAGGGCTTCGACCACGGCGGCCGACATTCCCTTGAAGAACACGCTGCGCAGCAGCTTGCGTTCGGCGGCGAGCCCCGGTTCGCCGTCCATGACCTCGACCGCCGCACCGAACTGGTTCAACGCGGCGGCGACGGTGCCGGCGGCGTCCCCGGTCGCGAGCATCGGCACCCGCAGGCCGCGGCCCGGGACCGGCGCCATGATCGCGACGTCGGCGAACGGCACGCCGTGCGCGGCGGCGATGGTTGCCAGCCGTCGCTTGGTGCCGGGGGACGCCGTGTTCAGATCGGCCCAGACCGCTCCCGCCCGCACCCCGGCGAGCCCGGCTTCGAGCGCGTCGACGGCCGCCGACGCGCTGTTCACGCTGAGCACCAGATCGGCGCCGTCGGCGGCTTCGGCCTCGGAACGGGTGGCGACGACGCCCTCGGGTGCGGAAACGACAGGGTCGTACCCGCGCACGACGGCCCCCGCGGCGGTCAGGTCGCGGGCGAGCGCGCCGCCGGCCTCGCCCAGTCCCAGTAGTGCGATGACTCCGGTCACAGCAGAATCCTCTCGGCAGGATACGATCGAGTACACGATGTGCTCGACAAAATTGTCAACAAACGGAGCCGAGGGATGAGCGAGAGTGTTGTGGGCCGGCGGCCGGGGGAGCGTTCCGTGGTGGCGGCGATCCGCGACGCGATCGTCCGCGGCGAGTTCGTGCCCAACCAGCGGCTGGTGGAAGCGGACCTCTCCGACCAGTTCGCCGCGAGCCGCGCGACGGTGCGCGCCGCGCTGATCGAGCTCACCAACGAGGGGCTCGTCGAGCGGGTGCAGAACCGGGGTGCCCGGGTGCGCGCGGTGTCACTGGAGGAGGCCGTCGAGATCTCCGAGGTCCGGATGATGCTCGAGTCGCTCTGCGCGGCGAAGGCGGCGGAGCGCATCTCCGACGCCGAGGTCGGCGAGCTGCGGGAACTCGGCGAACGGATGCAGATGGCCGTGGCGGGCGGCGACGTCGTCGGGTATTCGGGGCTCAACCAGCGGCTGCACCGCCGGGTCCGGGAGATCAGCGGGCAGCGCACGGCCGCGCAGGTCCTCGAACGGCTGCGCGGCCAGAGCGTCCGGCACCAGTTCCGCCTGGCGATGCGGGCCGGGCGGCCGCAGGTCTCCCTGCCGGAGCACCTGGCGATCATCGACGCGATCTGCGCCCACCACCCCGCCGAGGCGGCCGAGGCCGCGCGGGTCCACCTGGCCGGCGTGATCGAAGCGCTGAAGGCGGCCGACGCCGCCGAGGCCGTCCCGCTGCACCCCTGACCCCTTCCGGGTGTCATGAACGACTCTTTCCTGTCGCCGGACGACAGGAAAGAGTCGTTCATGACATCGCGGTGCTGCCTCCGTCAGGAACTCAGGCCGAAGAAGGCGATCGCGACGGCGGCCATGCCGCCCGCGGGCAGGCTGTGCCCGGCGCCCTGGATGCTGTAGGCCTCCACCCGGACGGTGCCGGAGGTGTCGGCGTAGCGGCGGCGGTTCCAGCCGGCCTGCGGCGTGTCCGTGGAAGTCGGGTTCTGGCTCAGCCCGAACACGGTGGTCCACTGCTCGATTTCTTCCTGCAGCAGCGAGTACGGCACGAGGGTGTCGGCGGTGCCGTGCCACAGCTGGACGCGCGGGCGGGGGCCGGTGTAGCCGGGGTAGGCCTGGCGGACCGCGTCGCCCCACTGCTGGGGCGTCCGGTTCGCGCCGCC
This window of the Amycolatopsis balhimycina FH 1894 genome carries:
- a CDS encoding amidohydrolase family protein codes for the protein MIIDCHGHYTTAPPALAAWRDRQIAALDDPVAAPVRADLRISDDELRETLEPNQLRLMDERGIDLTIFSPRASFMAHHVGGFETSAQWAAVCNELCHRVSALYPRRFVPAAMLPQSPGADPATCVPELTRCVAEYGAVALNLNPDPSGGHWTAPPLTDRSWYPVYEKMVEYDIPAMVHVSTSVNPAFHTTGAHYLNAGTTAFMQLVQGDLFTDFPALRLVIPHGGGAVPYHWGRFRGLAAALGKPELAEHVLGNVYFDTCVYHQPGANLLFEVVPARNILFASEMIGAVRGVDPRTGHHFDDTRRYAEAAGLSEEDWAAIREHNARAVYPRLDALLKQQCR
- a CDS encoding DUF6069 family protein produces the protein MTTTTTPTATLALRLGLAAVAAFAVNTAIALVASALDDGGLGVGLVPVVYLSMTLVGLLAGAAGWTLIVRRAPHALRVVVPAVLVLTWIPDLVLLITGATVANVVGLMLMHLVVTTAVVTAMRPTLPRA
- a CDS encoding MarR family winged helix-turn-helix transcriptional regulator gives rise to the protein MEKHEEEPVRWLDADQRRAWVNLVKVLLALPGALEGQLLRDADLTLLGYMILARLSAVPDETLRMSEIAEMANGSLPRISHAVARLEDRGWVTRTVCTGQGRRFTLATMTDAGRAHLEAAAPSHVATVRRLVVEPLGEDFVRLGDAVERIVEVLGLPTAILKP
- a CDS encoding CGNR zinc finger domain-containing protein; this translates as MRGGFPEFRLGSVLATSFTATLTERQGDAVERIPTPQRLVDWLAVNGLAVDSCTTAQLGLARELRESIHAAATAAAIQDALPASAVQVINDRSVQGRAAAVLTPEGKRRWQLSSASRVEDALGVIAADAISIIAGERDGKLALCASPTCRAAFFDTSQSRTRKWCDMNTCGNRQKKARFTANQRKNSRPAELPES
- a CDS encoding epoxide hydrolase family protein → MPRPTSDVQAFEAHATDADLDELRARLAAARLPEAETVHRAAPGPRRWDQGVPLADLVDVVNYWRTGYDWRSFEERLDRIGQFRTTIDGLGIHFLHRRSPRADATPLILTHGWPGSIAEFVDVVDELADPEDGDAPAFHVVVPSLPGFGYSDKPATTGWGTEKIAAAWVELMGRLGYDRFAAHGGDWGGNITTVLAGRFPAHVLGIHTTFAEGVPGAATEGLTAVERQWTEETRHFWRHRAAYAKQQATRPQTIGYSLVDSPVGLLAWILDKFAEWSDTGDSPFETISRDRVLDDVTLYWLTRTGASAARIYYESHNSLDPELRVDVPSAISMYPRDIEKCPRPLAQERYRQIVRWRAPEAGGHFPSLEVPGYFVKDLRDGLAAVLAAHR
- a CDS encoding DUF1932 domain-containing protein, with product MTGVIALLGLGEAGGALARDLTAAGAVVRGYDPVVSAPEGVVATRSEAEAADGADLVLSVNSASAAVDALEAGLAGVRAGAVWADLNTASPGTKRRLATIAAAHGVPFADVAIMAPVPGRGLRVPMLATGDAAGTVAAALNQFGAAVEVMDGEPGLAAERKLLRSVFFKGMSAAVVEALRAARAAGCEDWLRKVVTDELTAASASTVDRLVDGSHRHAARRTAEMAAAAEMLGELGVRADVASAARDQLAHLASHRIVTNHE
- a CDS encoding GntR family transcriptional regulator, whose product is MSESVVGRRPGERSVVAAIRDAIVRGEFVPNQRLVEADLSDQFAASRATVRAALIELTNEGLVERVQNRGARVRAVSLEEAVEISEVRMMLESLCAAKAAERISDAEVGELRELGERMQMAVAGGDVVGYSGLNQRLHRRVREISGQRTAAQVLERLRGQSVRHQFRLAMRAGRPQVSLPEHLAIIDAICAHHPAEAAEAARVHLAGVIEALKAADAAEAVPLHP